One genomic segment of Elgaria multicarinata webbii isolate HBS135686 ecotype San Diego chromosome 21, rElgMul1.1.pri, whole genome shotgun sequence includes these proteins:
- the SSR2 gene encoding translocon-associated protein subunit beta gives MKLLVFALLVVFSSVRCEEGARLLASKSLLNRYAVEGRDLTLQYNIYNVGSSAALEVELSDDSFPPEDFGIVSGMLNVKWDRIAPASNVSHTVVLRPLKAGYFNFTSATITYLAQEGGQVVVGFTSAPGQGGILAQREFDRRFSPHFLDWAAFGVMTLPSIGIPLLLWYSSKRKYDTCKTKKN, from the exons ATGAAGCTCTTGGTTTTCGCGCTACTGGTTGTGTTCTCCTCCGTCCGCTGCGAGGAAGGGGCCAGGCTCCTGGCCTCCAAGTCTCTGCTGAACAGATATGCCGTGGAAGGGCGAGATCTCACTTTGCAGTACAACATCTACAATGTTGGTTCTAG TGCTGCTTTAGAAGTAGAGCTTTCGGATGATTCCTTTCCCCCAGAAGACTTCGGCATTGTTTCCGGCATGCTCAACGTGAAATGGGATCGGATCGCCCC TGCCAGCAACGTGTCCCATACGGTGGTCCTGAGGCCCCTGAAAGCCGGCTACTTCAACTTCACATCAGCCACGATCACGTACTTGGCCCAGGAGGGAGGCCAGGTGGTG gttGGCTTTACCAGCGCCCCGGGACAAGGGGGGATCCTGGCCCAACGCGAATTCGACAGGAGGTTTTCGCCCCACTTT CTGGACTGGGCAGCCTTTGGGGTCATGACTCTGCCTTCCATCGGCATCCCACTTCTGCTGTGGTACTCAAGCAAGAGGAAGTACGACACTTGCAAGACCAAGAAGAACTGA
- the LOC134411944 gene encoding cystatin-like — translation MAHQLRSPVASASILGLMVLVLVAPALVQGMPGGVEDVPVSDPGVQQAAAFAVQAYNNASNSPFYYKALRIVTARRQVVAGMRYYLTEELVKTQCEKTGGSDLSPEELQRCTAAPPGERQEQTCNFQVLSQPWMEIKMKLTSTQCMA, via the exons ATGGCGCACCAGCTGCGCTCACCTGTCGCCTCCGCGAGCATCCTCGGCCtgatggtgctggtgctggtggctCCGGCCCTGGTCCAAGGCATGCCCGGGGGCGTGGAGGACGTCCCCGTCTCCGATCCGGGCGTGCAGCAGGCCGCTGCCTTCGCCGTGCAAGCTTACAACAACGCCAGCAACAGCCCCTTCTACTACAAGGCGCTGCGCATCGTTACGGCGCGAAGACAG GTCGTCGCAGGAATGCGCTACTATCTGACGGAGGAGCTGGTGAAGACCCAATGTGAAAAGACGGGCGGGAGTGACCTGAGCCCAGAGGAGCTGCAGCGCTGCACAGCTGCCCCACCCGGAGAGCGGCAG GAACAAACCTGCAATTTCCAggtcctttcccaaccttggatgGAAATAAAAATGAAGCTGACGTCCACCCAGTGCATGGCCTGA